The following DNA comes from Enterocloster bolteae.
GGTCAATACCTGCTGCTTTATCGGAGATGCCAAGGAGGAAAGTGTCAACACCATCCTGGACATGGCCCGGTATAAGGAGGAGGGTAACTTAAAGGCCCTTCTGGTGGCAGGATGCCTGGCCCAGAGATATAAGCAGGAAATTCTGGATGAGATACCTGAGGTGGACGCCATCCTTGGGACCACTTCCTATGAGGAGGTGGCAAAGGTGCTGGATGAGGTGCTGGCAGGAAGAACGGGTACCCATCTTTCCTGTTTTCACGATTTGAGCGAGCTTCCCCAGACGGAAGTCAGACGTGTGGTTACCACCGGCGGCCATTATGCCTTTCTTAAAATCGCGGAGGGTTGTGACAAGCGCTGCACCTATTGTATCATCCCTTATTTAAGGGGCCCCTACCGCAGCGTTCCCATTGAGCAGCTGGTGAAGGAGGCCAGGCAGCTGGCGGAAGCAGGCGTAAAAGAGCTGATTCTGGTGGCGCAGGAAACCACTCTCTACGGCAGGGACCTTTACGGGGAGAAATGTCTTCCGAGACTTCTGAGGGAGCTGGCAAAGATTCCGGGTATCTACTGGATTCGCATTCAGTACTGCTATCCGGAGGAAATCACAGATGAGCTTATAGAGACCATCCGGACAGAGGAAAAGGTGTGCAACTACCTGGATATACCCATCCAGCATGCCAGCGACCGGATTCTTAAGCGCATGGGACGCAGGACCAACAAGGAAGAGCTGATGGAGCGCATCGGAAAACTCAGGCAGGAGATTCCGGATATTGCCATCCGGACTACCCTGATTTCGGGCTTTCCGGGAGAGACCGAGAGCGACCATGAGGAGCTGATGGACTTTGTCAATGAGATGGAGTTTGAGCGTCTGGGTGTATTTGCTTATTCCGCTGAGGAGGATACACCGGCCTTTTCCTATCCCGACCAGGTGCCGGAGGAGGTGAAGGAGGAGCGCAGGGACGAAATCATGGAGCTGCAGCAGGACATTGCATTTGAACACTGTGAGAATATGGTAGGCAGGGTGCTTACGGTTCTCATAGAAGGAAAGGTGGTGGATGAGCCTGCCTACGTGGGACGGACTTACATGGACGCGCCGAATGTGGACGGTCTGATATTTGTGAACGGGGATGTGGAACTGATGTCAGGCGACTTTGTGAGGGTTAAGGTAACAGGAGCCGCTGAATATGATTTGATAGGAGAGGTGTATGATGAATCTGCCCAATAAACTGACGATTATAAGAGTGTGTTTGATCCCATTTTTTGTTGCGGCCCTGTTGTTTGACCACGGTAATAACTATACCATGCGTATTGTGGCGAATGTTCTGTTCATTGTGGCCAGTCTCACGGATCTGTTTGACGGCAAGATTGCCAGGAAGTATAACCTGGTGACCAATTTTGGTAAATTTATGGACCCGCTGGCAGACAAGCTTCTGGTTTGTTCCGCGCTGATTTGCCTGATTGAGCTGGGACAGCTTCCGGCCTGGGTTGTCATCATCATCATCAGCCGTGAATTCATCATCAGCGGATTCCGTCTGGTGGCAGCAGATAACGGTGTGGTCATTGCAGCCAGCTACTGGGGCAAATTTAAGACCACTTTCCAGATGGCGGCTGTCATTCTGATGATTTTTAATATTCCGGCCCTGACGCTGGTGACAAACATTGTGGTTGTCATTGCGGTTGCCCTGACCATCATATCCCTGGTGGACTATGTGGCAAAGAATATCAAAATCCTGACAGAGGGAGGCATGTAGCATGACTGTGGAACTCATATCCGTGGGGACCGAGATACTTATGGGAAATATTGTAAACAGCAACACCCAGTTCCTGGCGGAGAAATGCGCCATGCTTGGTTTCGATCTGTTTTTCCAGGTCACGGTGGGGGATAATTATGACAGGATGATGTCCGTGGTGCGCCAGGCGCTATCACGCTCGGACATTCTCATACTGACAGGAGGCCTGGGCCCCACAGAGGATGATTTGACAAAAGAGGTATGTGCCGACGCATTCGGCATGCCTCTGGTGGAGGATGCCCATACCAGGGAGCATCTGAAAGAATTCTTCAGGAATAACATTTACAGGCACATACCGGACAACAACTGGAAGATGGCCACAGTCCCCCAGGGGGCGCTGGTGCTGGACAATGCCAACGGCATGGCCCCGGGCCTGATACTGGAAAAGGAGGGCAAGACCGCTATCCTGCTTCCGGGACCTCCCAATGAACTGTATCCCATGTTCAGCAGGCAGGTGTTTCCTTATCTCCAGCAAAAGCAGAACGCGGTGCTGGTATCCAGTATGGTTAAAATCTGCGGATACGGAGAAAGCCAGGTAGAGGATATGATCCTGGACCTGATTGACGCCCAGACCAATCCAACCATTGCCACCTACGCCAAGACGGCAGAGGTACATTTAAGGATTACGGCCAGGGCGGGAAGCCGGGAGGAGGGTATGGCCCTCATTGCGCCTGTGGAAAAGGAAATAAAGAACCGCTTTAAGGACGCTGTCTATACCACCGAGGAACAGGTGAGCCTGGAGATGGCGGTGGCGGATTTGCTAAAACAGAATCATCTGACCATGTGCACTGCCGAGTCCTGTACCGGAGGCATGATAGCGGCCAGAATGGTCAATGTGCCCGGTGTATCCGGCGTGTTTATGGAAGGTATGGTGACATATTCAAATGAAGCCAAAATGCGCCTTCTGGGAGTGCGTGAGGACACGCTGAAAGCTTACGGCGCTGTCAGTGAAGAAACTGCCAGGGAAATGGCGGAGGGCGGAGTGAATACCAGCGGTACCGACCTCTGTGTGGCCACTACGGGTATAGCAGGACCTGACGGCGGCACGGATGAAAAGCCTGTGGGGCTGGTGTACATGGCCTGCTGCCTGAGGGGAAAAACCTGCGTCAGGAGATACCAGTTTAAGGGCAACCGGGAAAAGGTGCGGGAACAGGCTATGATGAAGGCACTGGATCTGGCGCGTCTTTGCATACTGGCTAATAAATAAATACCAGGCGGATATAGCATCCTTGCTTATTGCGTGAAAATAAGTTCCGGGAGGAATTGGGTTTGGAATCAAGACGAAGGAAGAAACAGATTTCAGCGGCCTGCCACTATGCATATACACGGCTGGCCCTGAATTACTATATGTACTACGAGGTAATCCTGGAAGGAGACCTTTTAAGCAGCAGGCTGGAGAGGCTGAGCAAACGATACCACGGTCTGCTGAAGGATTTCCTGGAGGGAAGCCTGAAGCCGGAGGAGCTGAATGGCTTAAGGGATGAGACTGCCTCGGCCATGGAGGCCAATACCGCTTATACGGATGCTTTTCAGGCGTATGAGTACGTTCTGAACCGTCTGGAAGGACGTTTTGAGCCCCAGCTCATGGGAAACAGAAATGTCCAGCCAGATGAGGAAGAATGGACAGCGGAAATTATGGCCTATATCACGGACACAGATGAGGCGATGGTTGTCAATGAACGGATACAGTCCGTGGTGGGCCAGCTTCCCATACGGCTTACCAGGAATAAATTCTTTGCCATGGTGGAGGAGGGGCTGTCTGTCTATAAGGGCGGTCCGGTCTCCAGCCTGGATGATATGCTGTATATCCTGAGGTCCGAGGCCATGCTGGCGCGGCCGGAGGACATGGAGACAGGATACGAGGATCTTCACTCCATTCTCAGGGAATTTGAAAGGGCGGATTTTAAGGCCGTCACAGCAGAGGAATACCGGCATCTGACAGCCGAGATGGAGCGGGCAGGACAGATTCTCCTGGATACCACGGGGGAACTGATGCTGTTTATGGATTTGATCAATGACCTTTATGTGCTTATGCTTTCCAGAAGATGGGCGATGATGGAGGTATCAGAGGAAAGCCTGTTACAAGAGCTGCTGTCAAAGGTCCAGTCTCTTTTTGAGGAAGGGGCCGTAACGGCCATTCCGCAGGAGCTGACAGATAAGCTGTCCATGCTGGAGGGAAAGCAGGAGACCTACTTTGAGCAGTGGATGCGTCTGGCGACAGAGGTTAAGAGCGCGGCAGACAGCGCGGATGAGGACGGGGAGATTCTCAGGAAGATAGAGCTGCTCATGTCGGACAGCTCCTTTATGTCCCTGGATCGTCCGGAAGACAAGGCGGATCAGAAGGTGGATGAAGAACTGATGGCCGGAAAGCTGGAGCGCTTCTTTGGGGAGCTGTCAGCTGCCTGGGAAGGAAAACCAAAGGTCCTTGTCAGGGCTGTGATGTCCAAAATTCTGTCCAGGCTGCCGGTCTTTTTTGATTCCCTGGAGGAAGTGCGTTTGTATGTGGAAGGGAGCCTCAGAAGCTGCTCTGATGTGAAGGAAAAAGAGATTTCCATGGGCCTTATACGCATGTTG
Coding sequences within:
- the rimO gene encoding 30S ribosomal protein S12 methylthiotransferase RimO, encoding MENIKLFCVSLGCDKNLVDTEKMLGLLNGRGITFTDDETEADVILVNTCCFIGDAKEESVNTILDMARYKEEGNLKALLVAGCLAQRYKQEILDEIPEVDAILGTTSYEEVAKVLDEVLAGRTGTHLSCFHDLSELPQTEVRRVVTTGGHYAFLKIAEGCDKRCTYCIIPYLRGPYRSVPIEQLVKEARQLAEAGVKELILVAQETTLYGRDLYGEKCLPRLLRELAKIPGIYWIRIQYCYPEEITDELIETIRTEEKVCNYLDIPIQHASDRILKRMGRRTNKEELMERIGKLRQEIPDIAIRTTLISGFPGETESDHEELMDFVNEMEFERLGVFAYSAEEDTPAFSYPDQVPEEVKEERRDEIMELQQDIAFEHCENMVGRVLTVLIEGKVVDEPAYVGRTYMDAPNVDGLIFVNGDVELMSGDFVRVKVTGAAEYDLIGEVYDESAQ
- the pgsA gene encoding CDP-diacylglycerol--glycerol-3-phosphate 3-phosphatidyltransferase gives rise to the protein MNLPNKLTIIRVCLIPFFVAALLFDHGNNYTMRIVANVLFIVASLTDLFDGKIARKYNLVTNFGKFMDPLADKLLVCSALICLIELGQLPAWVVIIIISREFIISGFRLVAADNGVVIAASYWGKFKTTFQMAAVILMIFNIPALTLVTNIVVVIAVALTIISLVDYVAKNIKILTEGGM
- a CDS encoding competence/damage-inducible protein A; the protein is MTVELISVGTEILMGNIVNSNTQFLAEKCAMLGFDLFFQVTVGDNYDRMMSVVRQALSRSDILILTGGLGPTEDDLTKEVCADAFGMPLVEDAHTREHLKEFFRNNIYRHIPDNNWKMATVPQGALVLDNANGMAPGLILEKEGKTAILLPGPPNELYPMFSRQVFPYLQQKQNAVLVSSMVKICGYGESQVEDMILDLIDAQTNPTIATYAKTAEVHLRITARAGSREEGMALIAPVEKEIKNRFKDAVYTTEEQVSLEMAVADLLKQNHLTMCTAESCTGGMIAARMVNVPGVSGVFMEGMVTYSNEAKMRLLGVREDTLKAYGAVSEETAREMAEGGVNTSGTDLCVATTGIAGPDGGTDEKPVGLVYMACCLRGKTCVRRYQFKGNREKVREQAMMKALDLARLCILANK